GTTTATGCAGATGAGAAAAATGGTACAGCCACTTTAGAAACGATAAAAGTACAAGCAGAACAAGAAAATTCCGCTGTTACCGAAGGTTCGGGCAGTTACACAGTTAAAAGCTCAAATACTTCTACAAAATTAAATTTATCACTTCGTGAAACACCTCAATCGGTCAAAGTTTTAACTCGTGAATATTTAGATGATCGAAAAATCGATTCTTTTCAAGATTTAATGAATAATATTACGGGTGTTTCAACCTCACGTACTGATGAGCGCCAAAGAGTTTATGTACGTGGTTTTGAAGTGGATTATTACTTAATTGATGGAATACCTAGTACTACAAACTTAGGCACTGGAGATTTAGATTTAGATATTTATGATCGTATCGAAGTTGTAAAGGGTGCCAATGGACTAACCACCGGTGCTGGAAACCCAGCAATGGCGCTGAACATGATTCGGAAACATGCAAACTCAAAAGAACTCACTGGTAATGTCAGCACATCTTTAGGCTCGTGGAACTCTTGGAGTAGCTCAGCAGATGTTTCCACACCACTTAATACAGATGGATCATTGCGTGGCCGCATGTTTGTAAAACATTCTGATGAAAAATCATTTATGGATTTCTATGAGAAAGAACGCAATGTATTTTATGGTGCGGTTGATTATGACTTGAGTGATAAAACAAGCATGTCACTTGGGGCAACTTATCAAGAGTTACATCGTGATGGTATTCGTTGGGGGGGGACACCTGCTTTTTATACTGATGGGACTCGTACCAATTTTTCCAGAAGCTTAACAGTAAGTGCACCTTGGACCTATTGGGATGTAAATACAACGGCAGTATTTGCAAATTTAAAGCAGAATTTATTTAATGACGTTAATTTAAATGTTGCTTATACCTTCCGTAAAGAAGATACCGCTTCTATGTTGTTGTATACAGCTGGAAAAGTAGACAAGGCAACCAATACCAGTCCATTAGAAAATCCAAATGATAATCAGCTGAATAAAACTGATTATGTTTCTGTATATGGCGCAAAAGCTGCAAATGAAGAAAACAATATTGATGTTTTTATCAATGCTCCATTTACGCTATTTAATCGTCCGCAAGAAATCATTATTGGTGGATCGTGGAATAAGAATGAAAAAACAAAAGATATTTTTGGTGGATCTAACACAAACCAAGACATTGAAAAGTATTTAGGTGGACCACTTAACTATAATGATATGGCTCAAGAGTTGCTTCAGCCTGTTGTTTTAAATGGTAAAAATGCGCTAAATGAAACCACACAAACTGCCGCTTATATTGCTGGTAAATTTCAGATTCTGGATCCTTTGAAAATTATTGCTGGTGCACGTTTATCTAACTGGGAATATAAGTCTGAAAATGATAAAGGTAACCGTGAATTTAACAATGAATTAGCACCATATGTGGGCGCTATTTATGATTTTGCCCAAGATCATTCTGTGTATGCGAGCTATACAGAAATTTTCAAACCTCAAGAACGTAAAGATGTAAATGATCAATATATTGATCCGATTACAGGTAAGAGTTATGAGGCTGGCTTAAAGAGCGAATGGTTTGGAGGACGGTTAAATACGGCATTGTCAGTATTCCGAATAGAACAATCTAATTTTGCTGAGTTGATACCGGGAGTATTTATTGTCCGCAATGGTACACAAACTACAGAGCAGGCCTATCGCGCTGTAGATGGTGTTGAAAGTAAAGGTTTTGAGTTTGAAGTTGATGGCGAGATTAATGACAATTGGGGTATTAACTTTGGTATTGCTAATTTTGAAGCAAAAGATGCACAAGGCACAAAAGTTAATACGACAAACTCTCGAACAACCTCGAATCTATTTGTTAAGTACAAACTTGATCAGTGGAGTGCAGGACTAGGTTTAAATTATAAGAGTAAATACTATACGGGTAGTGGAAGCTCTCGTATTGAGCAAGATGCGTATGTTTTAGCAAGTGCGATGCTTGGCTATCAAGTAGATAAAAATATCAAACTTCAATTTAATATCGACAATATTTTTGATGAAAAATATTATGAAGGTATTGGTGACAACTCAATGAATTGGGGCACACCACGAAATGCAACGGTGAGTGTTCGTTATAACTTCTAATTACTGGTTCTTTTAAATCTTTATTGATAAGTCCTCTTCGGAGGGCTTTTTTCTATTTATTCAACATAATTTCTTGATACGCAGAATAGCTTTTATATACATAGAGTGATTTATAAGCAGTTGTACTTATAAATATGATTTCCCTTTCAAATTCCATTCATTTTTGACAAAATGAAACATGTCACAATGGTCAATTTAAAGTAACATGCGCATTAATAGTTTTGCACTGATTTTGCAGGAATTTTGCATGCTCTTTTTAAATTGTTATACAATACAAAAGCTTAATCAAAGTTTTTAATTAAAACTCTTAATGATATGTTAGAAGTATTTAGATCCACTTCAAGCAAACTGATATTGCTACTTGTTATTGTTTTAGTAGCTATACTGCAATATCAATTTTGGTTAGGTGAGGGTGGCTATCTCCCTCATCAGGCTCTCATGCAACAAATTCAGCAACAAGCTGAAGTTAATGAAGAGCTTAAAGAACGAAACCGTATTTTGGCAGCAGAGGTTTTTGACCTGAAAAATGGTACAGAAGCAATAGAAGAACATGCACGCCTTGATCTAGGTTTAGTTAAACCACATGAGACATTTGTTCAAATGAGTACAATTAGTACCCATTACAAGCCTATTTATATTGACCCGAACGCTAAAGTTGATTTGGAAACGAATGAGACACCTGCATCCCCAGATATCCCAGACTAAATTATGGGCAGTTATTCCCGCTGCAGGATCAGGAAGTCGATTTTCTAAAACTGAATTGAAGCAGTATCAATATATTCAGAATACGACTGTTTTAGAGCATACTGTTCGGCGTATAAGTCAACTTCCATTAGATGGTTATATTTTGGCAATCGGTGCCCAAGATACCTTTGCCCCAACTCTTGCATTTCAAAATATAGATAAGGCGCAATTTTGTACGGGTGGGGCGGAACGAGTTCATTCGGTATTAAACGCTTTAAATCATCTTTTAACTTTTGCCGATGAAAATGATTGGGTACTTGTTCATGATGCCGCACGTCCTTGTGTAACAATTGACTGTTTAAATACCCTTGTTCAAACAGCAGTTGAGTCAAATCATAGTGCTATTTTAGCGATTCCCGTTCGTGACACGTTAAAGCAGGTTAAGTCAGGCAATCAAATTGATAAAACAGTTAGCCGTGATTTCTTATGGCAAGCCCAAACTCCTCAAATTACTAAAATCGGTAAACTAAAAAAAGCAATTGAACATGCTTTAGAAAATAACGTCACTATTACCGATGAGGCAAGTGCACTTGAGTATATGGGTGAAACTGTACAGGTCGTAATGGGGCGTTCGGATAATATAAAAATTACCTATCCCGATGACTTAGAGCTTGCACGTTTAATTCTTCAGTCTCAATCTTAATTGCCTCTTTTTGTATTTGCTTAGAAGAGAAAATATCTAAGCAAATCCATCTACATATCTCTTTATAAGATCTCATATTCTTTTACATTGATCAGTCCTACCATCTAGCAAGATGATACGAGTACTTTAGATAATGTTCGATCATCGAACAAAAAACATTTATACCGAACAAAACTATGGTCTGATAACTAGATCAAATTATAAAAATTATCAAGAATGTTTAGAAAGGGAAATCTAAGGGAAACACTCGGGATTGAGTGAAATATTTATCTATTCTTCTTGCCTCAGTGTGCCTACCTCTCTTAC
This genomic stretch from Acinetobacter pittii harbors:
- the chuA gene encoding TonB-dependent siderophore receptor, whose product is MYTSPFGKVFRAHPLAFAMALTVPSFVYADEKNGTATLETIKVQAEQENSAVTEGSGSYTVKSSNTSTKLNLSLRETPQSVKVLTREYLDDRKIDSFQDLMNNITGVSTSRTDERQRVYVRGFEVDYYLIDGIPSTTNLGTGDLDLDIYDRIEVVKGANGLTTGAGNPAMALNMIRKHANSKELTGNVSTSLGSWNSWSSSADVSTPLNTDGSLRGRMFVKHSDEKSFMDFYEKERNVFYGAVDYDLSDKTSMSLGATYQELHRDGIRWGGTPAFYTDGTRTNFSRSLTVSAPWTYWDVNTTAVFANLKQNLFNDVNLNVAYTFRKEDTASMLLYTAGKVDKATNTSPLENPNDNQLNKTDYVSVYGAKAANEENNIDVFINAPFTLFNRPQEIIIGGSWNKNEKTKDIFGGSNTNQDIEKYLGGPLNYNDMAQELLQPVVLNGKNALNETTQTAAYIAGKFQILDPLKIIAGARLSNWEYKSENDKGNREFNNELAPYVGAIYDFAQDHSVYASYTEIFKPQERKDVNDQYIDPITGKSYEAGLKSEWFGGRLNTALSVFRIEQSNFAELIPGVFIVRNGTQTTEQAYRAVDGVESKGFEFEVDGEINDNWGINFGIANFEAKDAQGTKVNTTNSRTTSNLFVKYKLDQWSAGLGLNYKSKYYTGSGSSRIEQDAYVLASAMLGYQVDKNIKLQFNIDNIFDEKYYEGIGDNSMNWGTPRNATVSVRYNF
- the ftsB gene encoding cell division protein FtsB, whose product is MLEVFRSTSSKLILLLVIVLVAILQYQFWLGEGGYLPHQALMQQIQQQAEVNEELKERNRILAAEVFDLKNGTEAIEEHARLDLGLVKPHETFVQMSTISTHYKPIYIDPNAKVDLETNETPASPDIPD
- the ispD gene encoding 2-C-methyl-D-erythritol 4-phosphate cytidylyltransferase; translation: MRHLHPQISQTKLWAVIPAAGSGSRFSKTELKQYQYIQNTTVLEHTVRRISQLPLDGYILAIGAQDTFAPTLAFQNIDKAQFCTGGAERVHSVLNALNHLLTFADENDWVLVHDAARPCVTIDCLNTLVQTAVESNHSAILAIPVRDTLKQVKSGNQIDKTVSRDFLWQAQTPQITKIGKLKKAIEHALENNVTITDEASALEYMGETVQVVMGRSDNIKITYPDDLELARLILQSQS